DNA sequence from the Parambassis ranga chromosome 1, fParRan2.1, whole genome shotgun sequence genome:
TAATAATTGTCTCAGCGGTAGAACAGCAAGACAGCAGACTCGATAATCTCTTTGGAAGCACTCCACGCATCACCCCAGTCGAAGGATGCAAAGTCCCCACACTGACGTTGGTGCTCTGGgaagtgtcctcctcctccaatacaatactgaagacaaacagaaatCATGCTAGTTTTACTGTGCAACATTTCATGTATTGATTGTATCACTGATCACTCACATGTTCAGTGTTGCATCCAACAATCGGTTTGACTCCAGAGCAGATAGCCATGGCTGCACGTTCATTGTTTATGGCTCTGAATGAGATGAAGCCTGGTTCAAATTCCCCTtttatttaaacagaaaaaatacaacCTTGATACAGTGACCCAGACACACCCACCTATAATGGTGATAAGCTCAAATCATTAACTTCATACTAGACATGAATGTTATACCTCTTGAATTAGCGCCATACAAGTTTGAGGTGGACTGTTTGTCTCCACGGTCATATACAATGGGGATTGCTGGGCCTCTGTTGCTGCACGAGCCAACGTTGTATCTCACTGGGAATTGCTGGAAGAACGAGACACTCTCAACACGTGTTCCACAAACTGcttgtaaatattaaacaaacatGCATAATGCAGCATAACAGAAGTAATGACTTTGTAAACTGATGGTTTAACAGTTTCCCAGTTGTAGTCGCCTTATTTTAAAAAACCTTGTAAATCTAATCGAACTTTTGGTGCCCTGGTACAATGATTTCCTAACACTGTCTGAGTTACACCTCATCATGACAGCTAAGTTACCTGGAAGAGCTGAAAGAGGTTCCCCCCATACAGACCAAGAAAGCGGTTGTCAGTGTGGTATCTGAGGATGGCTTCCACGTTCCAGAGTTCCATTGGTAAGTTGTTGGGAACGTGCCACACAGACATGTCTTCAGCTACTATATCATAGTAACCTGGATTCTGTGAAAGTGCACACACAGTTGTCATGACTTGTTCCCCTTTCTTTCATCGAAGGCTCTTACCTTAAAGTCATCAGAAGTGGCGCCCTCTGCTGTTCCGAAGGTGTTTCTGTTGGACCAGTTTCCATCCCCATCAGGCTGTGCAGCATTGTTTCCCTGTTGGCTGGACCAGCGATCGCCCACAGTGCACTTTCCAATCATGCTGTTCTCATGGACGCTCGCCACCAGCGTCCAGCCCCCTCCAGCAGTGGTCATGTCACAGAAAGTCTGATAGACCATGCCATTAGCTGTGGTCAGGAAGTATATCCCATCTGGAAACATCCAAATAAAAGGTTGTTGAGTTGAAAAATATTCACCTTTTTTATGATTAAGTTTGTTAAATGTAGAAGCGTTGTCTTTAACTTCTTGTTCACCCCCTGATCATTTATTGCTCACAAATTATGGCTTATTtggttgttggtttgttttgttttgttattggagtGGGGATGAATTTAGCTTACATACCTTCTTGTTCACCATATCTGTCCATGATCTCCTTACAGCTCCTGGCAACATATGTGGATCTGTTCCTCAGTTTTGCCAGACGTGCAAACTTTGTCCTGGTCAGGTTCTGTGTCTTCACATCATTTTCTCTTGCTTTGTTGGTCAGCTCTAAAGATCCAATTTGTTAGAGCAAAACCCAGATATCCAGAAACAGTATTTTCAACTAAGTATCATTAATGATACTTAGTTGGAAAATACTGTTTCTGGGTTTGTGTAGGGATAGGTATGTTGCATTTTACCTGTTTGTAAATCCACAGCTGTACTGCACCCCACAAACACCAAAATctccaaaaacaaaagcatgtcTGTATAGATacagacaaaaatacaaaaactagGATAACAGTCTGACCAGTAACAGTACCAAAAAGGCAAAAGGCAAAAATCCAGGCAAAACAAGTAAGGTCACACACTAGAATCTTGTAATAGAAATAATGCTTGAATGCTCGGAAGAATCACAGAAGACGATCTGGCGAGGAgtgcagagagacaaagacactaAATACAGAAGGGCAGGGGAGACAATGTGACACACATTagggtggagcaggaggagggagatcagtgagaggagggagcacacaagGAGGGGAAAGGCAAGATACCTGAAGCAATAtacccccacccacacacacacaggtggaatTACTGGATGAGCGAGGGATCCAATATCCTGGAGGTGGACTCCCATGATCTCTTCTCTGGACCATAACCCACACAGTCTACCACATACTGGAAATCCCAGCCCCGGATATCCAACAGACGGGAAACTGAGTAGGCTGGCTGACTGCCAATGACCagtgggggaggaggtggagcagacGGAGGCTGTAAAGGACTGGTGGCATGGTGGCCTGACATCAAAAGTTTCATACAATGGTACCAGGGCCCAAAATAGAAAGTGTCTGACTTGACATTCTTGAGCCAGGATGGTAGGAAAATCTCAATCGAATACATGCCATATTAAATACCTAGGCTAGGTTGTGGTATTCAGTGGAACGTTAGACAGCTTAGGTGCCCTGGACTTGGCGGAACCTTGGACTAATCAAGCTCAAGATCCAGCAGACGTTGTTCTGCCCCAGAATCAACTAAAGCCCGGGCAGCTACCAGGGAACCATTACAAGCAATCTGTGCCTTCAGAGAGACTAGAACTGGAAGGTTTGGGCACTTGCTCCCCGCTCGTTAGTTGGCCCAATCTTACCGATGGGAGAGGGCATTTCAGCAAACCAGGCATTCCCTCACGAAGTGACCTCTCCGaccacagcagagacactcaCCTGCAACAATCCTACATTTGCGATTTCAGCCCAGATGGAAACAAGTAATCACAGATAGAAAAACAGATAGACACAAGGGAATTGTTTttcaaaatgatgcagaaagtTAAACTAGCTAAAACCAGAAATTAACCAAATATTGACAGTAATGagctgtaacaaacactgaggtGACACACCAGCCGCTACTGTCTGCATGACCACACAGAGTAAACAGATCATCATACAGGCTTCTTTTTGTTGGTCATGATGACTCCAATGGTGTGCCACACTGTCTCTTCCCTGGAGGACTGACGGGTCAATGGTGGCTGACCGCTTCCTGTagacttcctgcttcctgtctgtgagttGTGTGTTTTAGGAGTAACCTTAACTGGTAGTACCACAGACTCACCACTAGGAGGAGCTTGCATTAAAGCATGGGAGAGGGCAGGTGAGTGATAACCCACTACTACAACACAAGAAACCACCACTGTAGTCTGCAGCCTCCTGTTATCCTCTGAGACTGTGTGCATGATcctacacacagctgtgctcaAACTTGTGGTATTTTCTACAGCTACTgaacaacacgcacacacacacacattttcacaagtTACACATGATACCTGCCAGGTTAAATACACTACTCTCTGTTTATCAACCCCAAGTCATGAATGACAAGTATTTATTGTACCATAAATACCTGTACTTATTCAGTAGGTTCCCCATGTATCAATCTGAttcttttaatatatattaatttatatttgtccttatttttgtattaaaaagacataaTCTGTCAAGATAGCTGAACTAACAAAATGGTGTCCTTTTTTTGGTTGAAGagaagttttgtttttcagatcacTGAAACTATTGTGCTTGCCAGAGACCTTAGTTACATTTTAATCTGCAAATGTGACGTGAAGACATTGTATATTTTTGTCGCGTTTCCTGAGAGTTTGTACTGTGCCATTACCAGAAGGTCTTTATATTAGAGTATAAATGTATAGATAATTTCCCTACCTATGTATTTCACACACAGATCTTGTGAGTAGCATTGACCCTAGAGGATGCTTAGAactgtttttacctttttaacAAATTTATGCTTAAAGAAAACTGTGACTTTTTCTAAATGAAACTACTTTGTTAGCCCCTTGGTCTCCAATGTTAACATGTTGCTGCTAAGTTTTTGTACCGTAGACTTTGGATCCTGATCTGTATGTCATTATAGGACTTCCTGCTCCTACTGTATGGGGGCACCTTGTGTAACAGATAAATATgccccctccccccacctctACACATGTGCATTGTGCTTTATATCCCCCCTTCTCCATCCCAAGACTAATGTCAGTTCCCTGACTGATGTTtgtttattaaacacaatatttACCTCACACTTCCCATCATTGTCTTTTTGTTGACAGAGTCAGAAACTCGCCCACAATATATAGAGAGTATTTATGGTTTTGCAATAATTTGAGCATTTttaagacaaaagaaaaacacatacaaacaaagccCCAGCAAATTAAGAGAACATCTTCATCAATGCCACACAAATAACACAGGTAAGAAAAGACAACATAACCCAAATGTTTCCTGAGACCTAAAAAAGGTGTCAGACCTGACGGGAACAAACTTATTTGTGATTATGTGAGTTATTGAAGTCTACTATTTGCGAGTGATGATGAAAACAAGCTGTATTGTAACACCTGGGATATATTATTCCTtaacctttttttaatcaacattTTCCCGACAGGTCCGCCTTTTAACATCACCTGAACTGACTACAGCTGTTACATAGACATGAAGTATATGTAATAATTGTCTCAGCGGTAGAACAGCAAGACAGCAGACTCGATAATCTCTTTGGAAGCACTCCACGCATCACCCCAGTCGAAGGATGCAAAGTCCCCACACTGACGTTGGTGCTCTGGgaagtgtcctcctcctccaatacaatactgaagacaaacagaaatCATGCTAGTTTTACTGTGCAACATTTCATGTATTGATTGTATCACTGATCACTCACATGTTCAGTGTTGCATCCAACAATCGGTTTGACTCCAGAGCAGATAGCCATGGCTGCACGTTCATTGTTTATGGCTCTGAATGAGATGAAGCCTGGTTCAAATTCCCCTtttatttaaacagaaaaaatacaacCTTGATACAGTGACCCAGACACACCCACCTATAATGGTGATAAGCTCAAATCATTAACTTCATACTAGACATGAATGTTATACCTCTTGAATTAGCGCCATACAAGTTTGAGGTGGACTGTTTGTCTCCACGGTCATATACAATGGGGATTGCTGGGCCTCTGTTGCTGCACGAGCCAACGTTGTATCTCACTGGGAATTGCTGGAAGAACGAGACACTCTCAACACGTGTTCCACAAACTGcttgtaaatattaaacaaacatGCATAATGCAGCATAACAGAAGTAATGACTTTGTAAACTGATGGTTTAACAGTTTCCCAGTTGTAGTCGCCTTATTTTAAAAAACCTTGTAAATCTAATCGAACTTTTGGTGCCCTGGTACAATGATTTCCTAACACTGTCTGAGTTACACCTCATCATGACAGCTAAGTTACCTGGAAGAGCTGAAAGAGGTTCCCCCCATACAGACCAAGAAAGCGGTTGTCAGTGTGGTATCTGAGGATGGCTTCCACGTTCCAGAGTTCCATTGGTAAGTTGTTGGGAACGTGCCACACAGACATGTCTTCAGCTACTATATCATAGTAACCTGGATTCTGTGAAAGTGCACACACAGTTGTCATGACTTGTTCCCCTTTCTTTCATCGAAGGCTCTTACCTTAAAGTCATCAGAAGTGGCGCCCTCTGCTGTTCCGAAGGTGTTTCTGTTGGACCAGTTTCCATCCCCATCAGGCTGTGCAGCATTGTTTCCCTGTTGGCTGGACCAGCGATCGCCCACAGTGCACTTTCCAATCATGCTGTTCTCATGGACGCTCGCCACCAGCGTCCAGCCCCCTCCAGCAGTGGTCATGTCACAGAAAGTCTGATAGACCATGCCATTAGCTGTGGTCAGGAAGTATATCCCATCTGGAAACATCCAAATAAAAGGTTGTTGAGTTGAAAAATATTCACCTTTTTTATGATTAAGTTTGTTAAATGTAGAAGCGTTGTCTTTAACTTCTTGTTCACCCCCTGATCATTTATTGCTCACAAATTATGGCTTATTtggttgttggtttgttttgttttgttattggagtGGGGATGAATTTAGCTTACATACCTTCTTGTTCACCATATCTGTCCATGATCTCCTTACAGCTCCTGGCAACATATGTGGATCTGTTCCTCAGTTTTGCCAGACGTGCAAACTTTGTCCTGGTCAGGTTCTGTGTCTTCACATCATTTTCTCTTGCTTTGTTGGTCAGCTCTAAAGATCCAATTTGTTAGAGCAAAACCCAGATATCCAGAAACAGTATTTTCAACTAAGTATCATTAATGATACTTAGTTGGAAAATACTGTTTCTGGGTTTGTGTAGGGATAGGTATGTTGCATTTTACCTGTTTGTAAATCCACAGCTGTACTGCACCCCACAAACACCAAAATctccaaaaacaaaagcatgtcTGTATAGATacagacaaaaatacaaaaactagGATAACAGTCTGACCAGTAACAGTACCAAAAAGGCAAAAGGCAAAAATCCAGGCAAAACAAGTAAGGTCACACACTAGAATCTTGTAATAGAAATAATGCTTGAATGCTCGGAAGAATCACAGAAGACGATCTGGCGAGGAgtgcagagagacaaagacactaAATACAGAAGGGCAGGGGAGACAATGTGACACACATTagggtggagcaggaggagggagatcagtgagaggagggagcacacaagGAGGGGAAAGGCAAGATACCTGAAGCAATAtacccccacccacacacacacaggtggaatTACTGGATGAGCGAGGGATCCAATATCCTGGAGGTGGACTCCCATGATCTCTTCTCTGGACCATAACCCACACAGTCTACCACATACTGGAAATCCCAGCCCCGGATATCCAACAGACGGGAAACTGAGTAGGCTGGCTGACTGCCAATGACCagtgggggaggaggtggagcagacGGAGGCTGTAAAGGACTGGTGGCATGGTGGCCTGACATCAAAAGTTTCATACAATGGTACCAGGGCCCAAAATAGAAAGTGTCTGACTTGACATTCTTGAGCCAGGATGGTAGGAAAATCTCAATCGAATACATGCCATATTAAATACCTAGGCTAGGTTGTGGTATTCAGTGGAACGTTAGACAGCTTAGGTGCCCTGGACTTGGCGGAACCTTGGACTAATCAAGCTCAAGATCCAGCAGACGTTGTTCTGCCCCAGAATCAACTAAAGCCCGGGCAGCTACCAGGGAACCATTACAAGCAATCTGTGCCTTCAGAGAGACTAGAACTGGAAGGTTTGGGCACTTGCTCCCCGCTCGTTAGTTGGCCCAATCTTACCGATGGGAGAGGGCATTTCAGCAAACCAGGCATTCCCTCACGAAGTGACCTCTCCGaccacagcagagacactcaCCTGCAACAATCCTACATTTGCGATTTCAGCCCAGATGGAAACAAGTAATCACAGATAGAAAAACAGATAGACACAAGGGAATTGTTTttcaaaatgatgcagaaagtTAAACTAGCTAAAACCAGAAATTAACCAAATATTGACAGTAATGagctgtaacaaacactgaggtGACACACCAGCCGCTACTGTCTGCATGACCACACAGAGTAAACAGATCATCATACAGGCTGTACCACATGTTGGTCTGGTGAAGCCAATGTTGTGTCTAGCCAAATAAAAGGTTGTTGAGATgaaaaatattcacattttttatgATTAAGTTTGTGAAATGTAGAAGTGTTGTCTTCTTCTTGTTCAACATATCTGCCTGTGATCTCCTTACAGCTCATTTATTTCTCACAAATTAGGTATTATTTGGTTGTTGGTTTGATTTATTATTGGAGTAGGGATGAATTTAGCTTACATACTTTCTTGTTCACCATATCTGTCCATGATCCCCTTACAGCTCCTGGCAACATATGTTTATCTGTTCCTCAGTTTTGCCAGACGTGCAAACATCTATAAATATACTCACCTTATTTGTCATTTAATACTCACAAACTTAGACTTAagtcttgtttgttttattactgGAGTAGAAGTTTGCTTACATGCCTTCTTACACCATATCTGTCCATGATCTCCTTACAGCTCCTTGCAGCATATGTGGATCTATTCCCGTTGTCCCAGATGTTAAAAGTTTGTCCTGGTCAGGTTCTGCTTCTAAGTTCGTCAGCTCTAAAGATCCAATTTCttagagcagaaaaaaatatatgtagTTAATGATACTGATAATGATAGTTGGAAAATACAGTTTCTGGGTTTGTgtatgcaatatatatatattgcatttGGAAAAATAAATCAGCTGTACTGCACCCCGCAAACACCACAATctccaaaaacaaaagcaacatgtctgtgtaaatacagacaaaaatacatttatcaATCTAGCTCAATATATTCCTAGTAGATTCTCCTTACTTTAATCCATCAATTTTCTAAGCTTCTCATTCCATCAGGGGTGCAGCTAACACTTCATTTAAATTTTGGGTTATTATTTGATGTTGTGAACATTCTCGAAACCTGTAGgcattgtttattttatttagcgTCGCTTATGCGTTTTTATAATCGTACCTTTGTTAAGGAAACATATTTCTAGTTCCGGTTCACCTGTTGTGGTGGGGACACTAATTAGTGACGCAACCGCCGATTCGCCTCATTTGCATTATTTACTTCCTCGCTGCAGGTAAGAGGAAAAAGCTGCGCGCACGGCCTGTATAATTGTTGTACCTGCTACTTTTAGAGAGCTTCTGCACAACAAATAAAGGTGCCTGAGGTTTGGTGACCCTGAATTTAGGAAGCAATTCCCATCAGATCCCCAGGGAGGCATTATCCTTTTCCTGTGCAATACTGAAGAGCCACACTAATCAAGATCAATTGACTGTTTTGTGCTGCATCCAACAGTTGGCTGGACTCCATAGTAGAGACAGCCACCTTTGTCCACAAACAGTAAACAGAATAGTTTCCAGTAACCGGCCCATATACTTATCCTACCCATGGTGATAAATTATAATCTCATCCTGGTCTGGTCTGGCTCTCTGTTAGTGCATGTGCCATTGTTATCTCTCACTGGGAAGACTGAGTCAATCTTGTCCTGACACGATGGACAAGTTTCCAGCTAAAGCTAGAGGGGAGAGTTAAGTGTCAATCATCAACTGCAGCCTGCAGTCGGGTCTTATTGTTAATGCTACCAAATACTGGACTGTTCTCCTTGACAGGAggtcccattttttttcttcttacagtGTCAAGATTGGTGTTTGCACGGACAACTTATTTATGCTTTTCTTTACAATATTCTTTATAATGACAATAAGATTAGTGCTCATACAGTTTTGCACATACGTAGTGCCTGGCTTctgccactaggtggcactgtGTTCTTGAATGTgtcaatatgtgtgtttgtgtgtgcgtgtggtctATTTTTAGAAGTTAGAAGGGCACTGTGAGAGTTGTGTGGCAGGCTTGCTGATGCCTCACACTAATAATTCAACTACGTTGCACATCAGCAGGAATAGGAATCAGCAGCCAGCTGTGCACAGGCTCTGCACTATCCATGTTGACTCCTTACTTATAAGATATTGTATGGActatttttcttcctcttgtgttttttggCCCTCTCCATTATTGTTTACATTGTGGTTAATAACATACAATGACTCTTTAGCTTTACTCGATATAACTGAAATACAGTGGAAATTACATATTGGTTAACACAATActgggcaaaaacaaaatgtcaaagcATTTTCTCCATAAATTTGTACATCCATGACAGTATAATGAATAACAGGACATATTTTGTTATGATTGCATGTTTAAAGTTTACTGGAACCTTTCTGTGCACTTTCTCTGAACCTCTGTACTTCCATCTTAAATCCCCATGTTCTTTCATTCATAGTTTatacctctctctccctctccctctccctctccctctctctctgccatttGTCTGTActgcttttttcctctctcagtcTTGTCCACTTTGTTCATCTTATCTGatctaattttttttcctgcctgaaacacacacatttattgactTCTgaatggaacacacacacacacacacacactcctgaatGGAAACACAGTCTTTACTTCTCAAGTCTGCTCTGGGCATTCTTGACTATAAAGGATACATAGGATCTGTAAGAGTTGTGATTGCAAGGTAGCACTAAATGTGTATTAATGCTGATACCGGGGACCTCTCCCTCTGGGGTACGAGGATTATGGCTGTGAAAAATGCAACAACCTGATCTGATGTCCCCAAAGAGACTAAAGGGGATTATAAGGTCTTTAAAGACTAGACTAGACTAGATCAAATAAAGAGAAAGATTAAGtgtgaatatttatttatttgacataAAGCAATGAGCATCTTCACCCAAGAGACAGGGGTATTGATTTTATTCAGAATGGTTTCTTCTAGCTGTAAGTCTTAGAGTCTTAGAAACCTATAAATTAATCTACACCTATGTAGAAAAACAGATTACACAAAAGGCAAAGTCTGAGGGTTGTGGCCCTTCAAATAGGTTCACAGGTCATGTAGGTtagatgtgagcagcagtcatgAGATGTGAGTATATGTATACTTTGCTTTGCAGCATACACACACTGGTTCATTATGACAAGTCACAAGCTAGTTTGAAAAATGCCGTTTGGTCTCAAcatgagaaagagaagaaagaaaacaattcAGACCCACCGAATTACtatagataagataagataaaactttattatttattaaggaAATTCTTGAAAACACATACATCTACAATAGCTTTGTAGATGTGTATATGAACACGTACAACGTACAAGTAGCCTTGTTGTTGTGTCACCATTGTATGACAGTCAAATCAAATAAATTCAGTACGATTCAAAACCTTTTTGACAACAATTATAGACCTGAAGAATGTTCTTTCATTaattacacaaaaatataaacgcaacacttttgtttttgctcccatgtttcatgagatggacttgaagatgtgcatgaggcaaatggtggtcacaccagatactgactggttctgagtccccagaccgccaataaagcagaaacaaaatgcacatttcagggtggccttttattgtgggcagtttgaggtacacctgtgcactaatcatgatgtcagatcagcatcttgatgtggcacacctgtgaggtgggatggattatctcagcaaagcagaagtgctcactatcacacatttagacagatttgtgaacaatgtttgagaggaatggtaatattgtgtatctggaatgaagtttagatcttcaagtccatctcatgaaacatgggagcaaaaacaaaagtgttgcgtttatatttttgttgagtgtgtatatataagtAGGCctgcatttcaaaataaggGGCAAGGAGGGGGTGTATGTATGTTACTGATATAGCACGTATCCCCCATAATATGctatatttattttcatgtatgTTCACTGTAATACTGGATACTAATACTATCACATGGCTTcagacaaatgtttttattcttacATTTACAGAACTTGAACAATAGTTTGCTACATACAAATAACACAACTTACGCCAGCTAAAATTGTCAAACATTATTTCCATTCTGTATTCCCTGAAAATAATCATTAATCTTCCATTTGGGGcctctcctccctcatcctcctccattcaATGCTGGTTATTGAGCCCAAGTTCATAGAAAATAATTCAAAGGCCACTGGCGTTGACTCTATAGCTAGAGAGCAGTATATGTTCCAGTACTTTGCAAATTGGAACTGTAAATTTCATGACTGTTTGCTTAATTACTGTAGGACTATTTAATTGTTTTCCTAACACATTATTTGTCTATTTATCAAATGTGCTGGAATGCTGTACTGGATCATTCTGGCCCACTTTAATTCTGGTGTATCGTCTTTCCCTTGTCCTGTATTCATGTGAAACTTACCTCCGAGTCTCTGCCTGCATTGTGGAGTCGCAGATTTTACCTGGAATACCAGACTTGATTGGCTGAGATATTCACATGGAATGGATTAACTTGCATGCAATTggtctgtgtttttcctcatgCGCTAAGACACTACCATAAAGTAAAGAAGCGCCTATAAGGTTTAAAAGAATAACCTGCTGTTTTAGCTGTAAGTTCAGGTCTGTATGGGACGGCTTCTGGGTCCGGACCGCGGGCTACCTGTTAGTGACCTCTGGTCTAGGCCTTTAACCATCTGTCAATTTGTAGCGTGGCTGATCCAGAATGATAGGCGGAGCTGACCAATGGTGGGgagtttctttgtttgttcaAAGCTGCAACCTCTGTGGCTCATAAGGCCAACATGGGAGCATCAAGGAATTCATGCCTGACACCTGTTCCCATAGATGGCCAGACcggttaaaaatgtgtgtgtgttttttgtattagGGGTTAAAGTTAAGGATGTGGCCACTTTGAGTGATTGCGATAAGATGGGTATCTTTAGTtcattgtattttgtgtgtgcctcattgtaggtaatttattttaaactttatttatttatgtttattcttAATTtcttagttatatgttatatgttgtggagttgagagtaacgcaatttcgattctctgtatgtccagcaacATTTGGTCATTTTTACAGAAAGAAGCAGCCATTTCCTGTAAAGTTTAAGGCCTAACTAGACTACTTTACCAATTACTTTTTTAAGGCACTATAAtgactgttttt
Encoded proteins:
- the LOC114442704 gene encoding intelectin-like, producing MLLFLEILVFVGCSTAVDLQTELTNKARENDVKTQNLTRTKFARLAKLRNRSTYVARSCKEIMDRYGEQEDGIYFLTTANGMVYQTFCDMTTAGGGWTLVASVHENSMIGKCTVGDRWSSQQGNNAAQPDGDGNWSNRNTFGTAEGATSDDFKNPGYYDIVAEDMSVWHVPNNLPMELWNVEAILRYHTDNRFLGLYGGNLFQLFQQFPVRYNVGSCSNRGPAIPIVYDRGDKQSTSNLYGANSRGEFEPGFISFRAINNERAAMAICSGVKPIVGCNTEHYCIGGGGHFPEHQRQCGDFASFDWGDAWSASKEIIESAVLLFYR